Within the Candidatus Izemoplasma sp. genome, the region TCGCACTCAAAACTTGACCAGAAAATAAAACTTTTCCATCAATAACTAACGCTGGTGTACTCATTACACCATAAGTTAAAATTTCACTCACATCTGTAATTTATTCAATATCACCTTTTATATTGAGTTCTTCTAACGCTTCTTTAACATTGCGTTCTAAACGTTCGCAATTTGGACACCCTGATCCTAATACTTTTATTTCCATTATACTCTACACTCCTCGTATAATATAGTTGGGCTTTAGTTATATTGAATAATATCCGAAGATATTAAAGATATAGCCTGTAATAATAATACCGATTGTAACAATCGTGACAAACACCATTAAGAGTCGTGGTTTAACGACTTTTTTCAATAAGATGATTGATGGTAAACTAAGGGCTGTTACTGCCATCATGAACGCAAGTACCGTACCAATTCCAACGCCTTTTAATACAAGCGCTTCAGCAATCGGCAATGTGCCAAAGATATCGGCATACATTGGAATACCTAACAGTGTGGCTATAAGCACTGAGAATGGATTATTGTCTCCAAGGACATAACTAATTACGCTTGCTGGGATATAGCCATGAATAATTGCCCCAATACCGACACCAATCAACACATACATCCATACTTTATGAACGATAGCTTTAACCTGACTAACCGCATACATGTGACGGTCTTTTTTTGTTTGTTCTAATGTTACGCTAACATTGTTTTGACTTACAGGCTCTTTTACAAACGCTTCAACATCTTTCTCCATATTGAAGAGATCGATTAACGTCCCCCCAATAACAGCGATGACAAGCCCAATCACGACATACCACAAGGCGATTGTCCAATTAAATATACTCGCAAGTAAAATCACTGAGGCAAGATCCACTAAGGGCGAAGAGATTAAGAACGAGAAAGTAACGCCAATCGGTAATCCAGCTTTTGTAAATCCAATAAAAATCGGAATCGACGAACAGGAACAAAACGGTGTAACTGTTCCTAATAACGCGCCAAAGATATTACCTTTGATGCCTTTAAAACGGGTTAATATGTGTTTGGTTCGTTCGGGACTGAAGTAAGACTGAATATAACTTGATATATAAATCAATACCGATAATAATATAAAGATCTTGATCACATCATAAATGAAAAAAGAGAGCGTTTGAAACAGATAACTTGTGCGATCTAAATTAAAGACAATTTCTAACACATGATCAACTAGTCTATTCAACCATGTCATCTTCAGCAAAATGTCATTTAAAGAAACAAAAAATGATTTTATAAACTGCATTGTTCAGCCTCAACATCTCGCAAGTCTTCTAAAAACCTAATTATTGTGTTGAGGGCATCTTTATTGATATAATGTTTTATCCAATTCCCATCCCGCTCGGCTGTAGCCAATCCAGCTTCAGTAATCATTTTCAAATGATAAGACAGGGTTGGTTGTGACACATCAACATTATCAATTAATGTACACCCACATGTTTCACCTTTTAATAATAACTCAATTATTTCTAATCGAGTTGGATCAGATAATACCTTAAATTGCTTAGCGATTTTCTCTTTCATCTTTGCCACCTCACTATATAGATGTTTATCTATATTGAATATCATCTATATAGTAACATCTTAAAAGAATTTAGACAACTCTTTTAACAAAGTTTAACAAAAAAAAGATGAGACATTTACTGTCTCATCTTAAAAATGTTATTTTGTAAATGGAAAAATCATTGGTGTGTTAGCTTTATAGGTGTCCCATCCGTCATATTTTTCCATATGTTTTTCTAGCATTGGTGTTGAAATTTTAATCAATACCGTACTCATTAATACTGGTGAAATAATTAAAATTGCGTAAAAGCCAAGACTAATAGACGCATCAATTAACGCCACGCCTGTTATATACAAGCCACTCCAGATTAGAATTTCACCAAAATAGTTGGGGTGACGTGTTAATGACCAAAGTCCACTTGACATAAGTGATTTTGTTTGTTTATTGATATGCCGTCGTAATTGTTCATCACCAACGACTTCAAAGATTAATCCAATCGTTGCGACTAAAAGACCAAGATACACAATATATTG harbors:
- a CDS encoding permease, whose product is MNRLVDHVLEIVFNLDRTSYLFQTLSFFIYDVIKIFILLSVLIYISSYIQSYFSPERTKHILTRFKGIKGNIFGALLGTVTPFCSCSSIPIFIGFTKAGLPIGVTFSFLISSPLVDLASVILLASIFNWTIALWYVVIGLVIAVIGGTLIDLFNMEKDVEAFVKEPVSQNNVSVTLEQTKKDRHMYAVSQVKAIVHKVWMYVLIGVGIGAIIHGYIPASVISYVLGDNNPFSVLIATLLGIPMYADIFGTLPIAEALVLKGVGIGTVLAFMMAVTALSLPSIILLKKVVKPRLLMVFVTIVTIGIIITGYIFNIFGYYSI
- a CDS encoding metalloregulator ArsR/SmtB family transcription factor, with amino-acid sequence MKEKIAKQFKVLSDPTRLEIIELLLKGETCGCTLIDNVDVSQPTLSYHLKMITEAGLATAERDGNWIKHYINKDALNTIIRFLEDLRDVEAEQCSL